One stretch of Rhinatrema bivittatum chromosome 8, aRhiBiv1.1, whole genome shotgun sequence DNA includes these proteins:
- the OCSTAMP gene encoding osteoclast stimulatory transmembrane protein, with translation MFARMKNFLLDTWSAYSKPVPETSKECLSLLLLCSCIALSTGGLLYNWMSASLQYKFHLAVEISTSFSFLILVILLLMHPVRCMVTIIVPTLGTKQGRRLLLSTCFMIITFVIVPNIISNIETILQVLKCISLTSSESLLNSTVLLREASHDFGRVVTSVADKMEELILRSNERRLEFVVHVEDSVVRNQMLMATKKIKDDFSAVEELVEKTTLISNRVIAGLFIFYLLFQSVWYLKNYLTDLSFDNIYITNNLEHLALKKNASHILTSSSTKLIRSTGLKLSRQEVFTCLLHIMIISLFLLLTLMIIATDHIVFHLAMAVENWVHYFPTIPMTLDISYSARISFVATKLIPIFKVPEVNAISFDKSYQRDVTYISADCIVKSNPPNNFVAVTVGFMYCTVYAMIFLETYAHRLCRKISASFFKNQEEQRVLYLYNKILRKHQKKQVAFGYCQEECNMSE, from the exons ATGTTTGCAAGAATGAAAAACTTTCTTCTGGACACTTGGTCTGCTTATTCTAAACCGGTTCCTGAAACCTCCAAAGAATGCCTTTCCTTGCTTCTGCTGTGTTCCTGCATAGCTCTCTCAACAGGCGGCCTCTTATACAACTGGATGTCTGCCTCCCTGCAGTATAAATTCCACCTAGCAGTCGAAATATCTACCAGTTTCAGCTTCTTGATTCTTGTCATCCTCCTTTTAATGCATCCTGTCCGTTGTATGGTGACCATCATTGTCCCTACATTAGGCACCAAACAAGGTCGCCGACTGCTCTTATCCACCTGCTTCATGATTATCACCTTCGTCATCGTCCCTAATATTATCAGCAACATTGAAACAATACTGCAGGTGTTAAAATGCATTTCTCTGACGTCCTCTGAAAGCCTTTTAAATTCGACAGTTCTTCTGAGAGAGGCATCTCATGACTTCGGTCGTGTTGTTACCAGCGTTGCTGATAAAATGGAAGAGCTTATTCTCCGCTCGAATGAGAGAAGATTGGAGTTTGTGGTTCATGTTGAAGATTCTGTGGTCAGGAATCAAATGCTCATGGCAACCAAAAAGATTAAGGATGATTTCTCAGCTGTGGAAGAGCTGGTTGAAAAAACGACTTTGATATCCAACAGAGTGATTGCAGGCCTGTTCATATTTTATCTTCTCTTTCAGTCAGTCTGGTACTTAAAAAACTACCTCACTGACCTAAGCTTTGACAATATTTATATCACAAATAATCTTGAACACTTGGCTTTGAAAAAGAATGCATCTCACATACTGACATCTTCATCAACAAAATTAATAAGATCCACAGGATTGAAGCTGTCTAGGCAAGAAGTGTTCACATGCTTGTTACACATCATGATCATATCTTTATTCTTGCTGCTGACGCTAATGATCATTGCAACAGACCACATTGTATTTCACCTTGCAATGGCAGTTGAAAACTGGGTTCATTATTTCCCCACAATTCCCATGACTCTTGATATATCTTATTCT GCCAGGATATCCTTTGTGGCAACCAAACTAATACCTATTTTCAAAGTTCCTGAAGTCAATGCAATTTCATTTGATAAGAGTTACCAAAGAGATGTGACATATATTTCTGCAGACTGCATCGTCAAATCAAATCCTCCAAACAACTTTGTGGCAGTCACTGTTGGATTCATGTACTGTACTGTGTATGCCATGATTTTTTTGGAAACCTATGCTCACCGACTATGCAGAAAAATCTCAGCTTCTTTTTTTAAGAATCAAGAAGAACAGCGGGTTCTGTATCTTTATAACAAAATACTGCGAAAGCACCAAAAGAAGCAGGTGGCATTCGGGTACTGTCAAGAAGAATGTAACATGTCAGAATAA